The window TCTGCGCAACACGCTCAACGACTCGGGGCCGCTCGTCATCAACGGCTCGGGGGCGTCGGTGCAGGGCGACGCAGTCGACCAGAGCGCGCAGGCGGTAAACGGCGCCGGCCAGATCCTGGATGCTACGACCGCCCTCAGCGGTCAAGCCAACTCGTTTGCGACCCCGCTGCAGTTCCAGCCGACGGTGCCACCCTCAGTGACTTTCGAGCTCGATTACGGTACGAGCGGCAGCCAGCAGTTCACGATCTCGAACACGGACACGATCGACGGCGGCGCCGGCAGCATCGTCGCTCAGATCAACGCCCAAACGGCGACGACCGGCATCACCGCCACCTGGGACGAGCGCACCCAGCGCCTGACCCTGTCCTCGAACTCGCCGTTCACGATCACGGATATCTCGGGGAACTTCTCTGCAGCCTTCGGGCTAACACAACAGTCCGGTGTGACCGATAATCTGAGTAGGCAGCTGGGTGACATCGATAATGTCATCACGCAGGCCCTCGTATCCCGGTCATCGGTGGGGCAGTCCCTGGACACGCTCAACACGCTGACCAACCGGTATAACACCTCGATCACCAATGACACGGCGACGCAGTCGCAAATCGAAGACGCGAACTTCCCGAGCGCGGTTTCGCAGTTCACCGAAACGCAGACCGCACTCCAGGCCGCGTACTCGACGACGACGCACCTCGAGCAACATACCCTAATGGATTACATATAAGATTCATGAACAACGTGAACACGGCAGCCGCCCCGATAGTGCGAACCCTCAACACGACGCGGTTCGGCGAAATCACCGTGCCCGAAGAAGACGTTTTCGTGTTCCGCTGGGGCTTGCCGGGATTCAGTTTCCTGCGCGAATTCGTTGTTTTAGCGCTCGAGGACCAGAAGCCGTACGTCTGGCTGCAGAGTTTGGAACGCCCGGAGATCGCGCTACCGCTGATTGATCCGTGGGCGCTGTTCAACGACTACGACCCGCAATTGCCGGCCGTTACGGCGGCCGTGATGGAGATCGAGCGGCCCGAAGATTTTTGCCTGATGTGCGTATGCGTGGTTGGACCCGATGCCAAGGAAATGACCGTTAATTTGCTCGCTCCGCTGGTCTTCAATTTGCGCTCGAAGATCGCGCGTCAGGTCATGCTGGA of the Candidatus Baltobacteraceae bacterium genome contains:
- the flgL gene encoding flagellar hook-associated protein FlgL, producing the protein MGMRISTTNLFDQQTFAIDNLMFTQTQLGNELSGGKKLINPSDDPSQIAQDLQVRSTISDTTTSAQNTQQATDELSEVDSVMSELTSALQSARQLAVSAASDVMDPSNKLGVANQVEGILQQLVGLANTQYGGKYLFGGSNVAAVPPVQTSGTPINNVTFSGNEAQSGELYADGENISLSTTLQQAFNFNASNGSLNVFQVLMNLRNTLNDSGPLVINGSGASVQGDAVDQSAQAVNGAGQILDATTALSGQANSFATPLQFQPTVPPSVTFELDYGTSGSQQFTISNTDTIDGGAGSIVAQINAQTATTGITATWDERTQRLTLSSNSPFTITDISGNFSAAFGLTQQSGVTDNLSRQLGDIDNVITQALVSRSSVGQSLDTLNTLTNRYNTSITNDTATQSQIEDANFPSAVSQFTETQTALQAAYSTTTHLEQHTLMDYI
- a CDS encoding flagellar assembly protein FliW; this translates as MRTLNTTRFGEITVPEEDVFVFRWGLPGFSFLREFVVLALEDQKPYVWLQSLERPEIALPLIDPWALFNDYDPQLPAVTAAVMEIERPEDFCLMCVCVVGPDAKEMTVNLLAPLVFNLRSKIARQVMLEDSSYSVRATIPRSETEKEANSA